From a single Labrenzia sp. PHM005 genomic region:
- a CDS encoding glycosyltransferase, with translation MSERADQRGGRVLFVTAVRLRRGPRGLQLDDQTCAGLSQWAKSFEHVTYMGIEQPTDLEDDTTVTWIDIADLDCRDQLTVVALPFAYKIGRFFKDYTSTRQALAEEIAKADHLCFTLGYLFGDWAAVAALEAIKQNRDYAVWFDRVEHDVIRRTLPAIPLKRRIKEVVTLPVMVRYHEYLIRHSKLGLFQGQDTLRAYAAHSDNPHCVYDVHTQSSDLISAAAQEEKTKRAQLGAPLKILYVGRVSEMKGPLDWVEAISNAVQAGVPLQAKWIGDGPLLTDMKQRISTLKLETQIELPGFSSDRKAILTEMRDADLFVYCHKTQESPRCLIEALVSGCPIVGYQSSYSDDLVSQNGGGIGTPLNDPAALSVELQNLNHDRGRLAQLVKAAAADGSRFDEQTLYAHRAGLIREYA, from the coding sequence ATGAGCGAAAGAGCAGACCAGCGCGGTGGACGAGTGCTTTTCGTCACCGCTGTACGGTTGCGCAGAGGACCGAGGGGTTTGCAGCTGGATGACCAGACCTGCGCCGGCCTTTCCCAGTGGGCCAAAAGTTTCGAACATGTCACTTATATGGGCATTGAGCAGCCCACCGATCTGGAAGACGACACCACGGTCACCTGGATCGATATTGCCGACCTTGACTGCCGCGACCAGCTCACGGTCGTTGCGCTCCCGTTCGCATATAAAATCGGACGATTTTTCAAAGACTACACATCAACCCGGCAGGCGCTTGCCGAAGAGATCGCCAAAGCAGATCACTTGTGTTTCACGCTCGGCTACTTGTTTGGTGACTGGGCCGCTGTGGCAGCTCTGGAAGCGATCAAACAAAATCGGGACTATGCCGTTTGGTTTGACCGGGTCGAGCACGATGTTATTCGCAGAACGCTGCCCGCGATACCGCTTAAGCGGCGGATCAAGGAAGTCGTGACGCTGCCCGTGATGGTCCGGTACCATGAGTATCTGATCCGGCACAGCAAACTAGGCTTGTTTCAGGGGCAAGATACGCTGAGGGCCTATGCGGCCCATTCAGACAACCCCCATTGTGTTTATGATGTTCACACGCAGTCCAGCGATTTGATCAGTGCGGCAGCGCAGGAAGAGAAAACCAAACGCGCGCAACTCGGCGCGCCGCTCAAAATCCTTTATGTGGGGCGCGTCTCGGAGATGAAGGGACCGCTCGATTGGGTCGAGGCTATCTCGAATGCGGTCCAAGCCGGTGTCCCATTGCAAGCAAAGTGGATCGGAGACGGTCCTCTTCTGACAGATATGAAGCAAAGAATTTCAACGCTTAAGCTGGAAACTCAAATCGAATTGCCAGGATTTTCGTCTGACCGGAAGGCAATTCTTACGGAAATGCGCGATGCCGATCTTTTCGTCTATTGCCACAAGACGCAGGAATCGCCCCGATGCCTTATTGAGGCGCTTGTCTCAGGGTGCCCGATCGTGGGCTACCAATCGTCATACTCCGATGACCTTGTAAGCCAAAATGGCGGCGGGATCGGCACGCCGCTCAATGACCCAGCAGCCCTTAGTGTGGAACTCCAGAACCTGAACCATGATAGGGGCCGTCTGGCTCAGCTTGTAAAGGCTGCCGCCGCAGATGGAAGCCGGTTCGACGAACAAACCCTTTATGCCCATAGAGCCGGCCTCATTCGAGAGTATGCGTGA
- a CDS encoding ABC transporter permease: MSALPPYASPLQRTWFYTFRIICGLIFFFLIFPILVILPLSFNAQDFFTFTKEMLALSPEGYSFKHYNDFFTNPDWQQALTNSVLIAPVATILATGFGTLAAIGLSQSHVPYKPAIMAVLISPMIVPLIISAAGMYFFYSRIGLQGTYWGVVLAHAALGTPFVIITVTATLVGFDRSLVRAAASMGANPVTTFFKVQMPLIIPGVVSGALFAFITSFDEVVVVLFLGSAGQKTLPWQMFTGLREQISPTILAVASLMVAISIALLTVLELLRRRSERLRGLSPG; the protein is encoded by the coding sequence ATGAGTGCACTTCCTCCCTATGCGTCCCCCCTGCAACGGACGTGGTTCTATACCTTCCGGATCATCTGCGGACTGATCTTCTTTTTCCTGATCTTTCCGATCCTGGTGATCTTGCCCTTGAGCTTCAACGCCCAGGATTTCTTCACCTTTACAAAGGAAATGCTGGCGCTGAGTCCTGAAGGGTACTCCTTCAAGCACTACAACGACTTCTTCACCAACCCGGACTGGCAGCAGGCGCTGACAAACTCGGTTCTGATTGCTCCGGTGGCGACCATCCTGGCGACAGGCTTCGGCACACTGGCAGCGATCGGCCTGTCGCAAAGCCATGTGCCCTACAAGCCGGCGATCATGGCGGTTCTGATTTCCCCTATGATCGTTCCGCTGATCATTTCTGCGGCCGGCATGTACTTCTTCTACTCCCGCATCGGCCTGCAGGGCACTTACTGGGGCGTGGTTCTGGCCCATGCGGCGCTCGGAACACCGTTTGTCATCATCACAGTGACAGCGACTCTCGTCGGCTTTGACCGCAGCCTCGTCCGGGCAGCAGCCTCCATGGGCGCAAATCCGGTGACCACCTTCTTCAAGGTGCAGATGCCGTTGATCATTCCAGGTGTCGTCTCGGGCGCGCTGTTCGCCTTCATCACCTCGTTCGATGAAGTGGTCGTGGTGCTGTTCCTGGGGTCGGCGGGTCAAAAGACCTTGCCGTGGCAGATGTTCACCGGGCTGCGCGAACAAATCTCGCCAACCATTTTGGCCGTGGCCTCTCTGATGGTTGCCATCTCAATCGCACTGCTGACGGTTCTTGAACTGCTGCGGCGCCGGTCGGAACGTTTGAGAGGTTTGTCACCCGGCTAA
- a CDS encoding glutathione S-transferase family protein, with product MIKIHGRITSANVQPVIWCLEELGVDYERLDVGGPFGGTDTPEFRAMNPLGLVPVLEEDGQSIAEAATILRYLMRKFGNHPADPMAAAQIERWADMSRQHIYVPLIPTIFLQKIRVTVEDRNNAAVAQAEAALKQAMAIFEANIKGPYFGGEELNLVDFQIGGLLYRYFELDFDRADLPGLKAYYDNLCLRPAYRENIMIDFSAMKIPGA from the coding sequence ATGATCAAAATTCATGGACGCATCACCTCCGCCAATGTGCAGCCAGTCATCTGGTGTCTGGAAGAACTGGGTGTTGACTATGAGCGCCTGGATGTTGGCGGGCCCTTTGGCGGGACCGACACACCGGAGTTCCGCGCGATGAACCCGCTGGGACTGGTTCCCGTTCTTGAAGAGGATGGCCAGTCGATTGCGGAAGCTGCCACGATTCTTCGTTATTTGATGCGTAAGTTCGGCAATCATCCTGCCGATCCGATGGCAGCGGCCCAAATCGAGCGATGGGCGGACATGTCCCGCCAGCACATATATGTTCCCTTGATCCCGACAATTTTCCTGCAGAAAATCCGGGTGACGGTCGAAGACCGCAACAATGCTGCCGTTGCCCAGGCGGAAGCCGCCTTGAAGCAGGCTATGGCGATCTTTGAGGCCAACATCAAAGGCCCCTATTTTGGTGGTGAGGAGTTGAATTTGGTCGATTTCCAAATCGGTGGCTTGCTCTACCGCTATTTCGAACTCGATTTCGACCGGGCCGACTTACCCGGACTGAAGGCCTATTACGACAATTTGTGCTTGAGACCGGCCTATCGTGAAAACATCATGATTGATTTCTCAGCGATGAAAATCCCGGGCGCATAA
- a CDS encoding fumarylacetoacetate hydrolase family protein: MKLLRHGAPGAEKPGLLDGDGKIRDLTGIVPDISGAVLSDVGLSALHGIDTQNLPEVTPGTRLGPAVAGTGKFICIGLNYADHAEEAGMEVPPEPIIFMKATSAICGPNDPTLLPRGSEKTDWEVELAVIIGKTAKYVTEDDALAHIAGYAVANDVSERAYQAERAGQWTKGKSCDSFGPLGPWLVTRDEVADPQDLKLWLSVNGEKVQDGSTRTMVYSVKHLISYLSQFMTLHPGDVISTGTPPGVGMGMKPPRYLKAGDVVELGIEGLGSQRQEVIAD; this comes from the coding sequence ATGAAACTGCTGCGGCATGGAGCGCCAGGCGCCGAAAAACCGGGTCTTCTGGACGGTGATGGCAAGATCCGGGATCTGACTGGCATCGTGCCGGATATCAGCGGTGCGGTTCTGTCCGATGTTGGCCTGTCCGCATTGCACGGCATCGACACGCAGAACCTGCCGGAGGTTACCCCCGGCACACGCCTTGGACCGGCTGTTGCCGGGACTGGCAAGTTCATTTGCATTGGCCTCAACTATGCGGATCACGCAGAAGAAGCGGGCATGGAAGTGCCACCGGAGCCGATCATCTTCATGAAGGCCACCAGCGCCATCTGTGGCCCCAACGATCCGACCTTGCTACCGCGTGGCAGCGAGAAAACCGATTGGGAAGTTGAGCTGGCGGTCATCATCGGTAAAACGGCCAAATACGTCACTGAAGACGACGCGTTGGCTCACATTGCTGGGTATGCTGTCGCCAATGACGTTTCCGAGCGCGCCTATCAAGCCGAGCGTGCCGGTCAATGGACCAAGGGGAAATCCTGTGACAGTTTTGGTCCGCTCGGCCCATGGCTGGTCACACGCGATGAAGTTGCCGATCCTCAGGACTTGAAACTCTGGCTGTCGGTGAACGGCGAAAAGGTTCAGGACGGCTCGACCCGCACCATGGTCTATTCGGTCAAGCACCTCATCTCCTATCTGAGCCAGTTTATGACGCTCCATCCCGGAGATGTTATCTCCACCGGGACACCTCCGGGTGTCGGCATGGGCATGAAACCGCCCCGTTATCTGAAAGCCGGAGATGTCGTTGAACTCGGCATCGAGGGCCTTGGCTCCCAACGCCAGGAAGTGATCGCGGACTGA
- a CDS encoding 4'-phosphopantetheinyl transferase produces the protein MLWNLFPSEVKIAVGDPRARKPTGYPDEETHVANAVTSRRSEFFAGRECARKAMRDLGFQPTAIGVRPDRSPIWPNGLIGTISHSRTLCLAAVALQNDDALSIGLDIEPDSPLPEDMWDTICTSNERSWLAGLPSDQRTRQALRMFTAKESAYKAQYPLTQEFLEFEDLEIAFYGHDFSAVFQRSVPSFAKGTKLRGRQVIYHGHVVSAVCVGSDQFNKGAVS, from the coding sequence ATGCTTTGGAATCTCTTTCCGAGCGAGGTTAAGATCGCCGTGGGAGATCCGCGCGCCAGAAAACCGACCGGATATCCGGATGAGGAAACCCATGTGGCCAATGCGGTTACGTCGCGCCGGTCGGAGTTTTTTGCTGGACGGGAGTGCGCCCGCAAAGCGATGCGAGACCTTGGCTTTCAGCCAACTGCCATTGGTGTACGCCCCGATCGCAGTCCGATCTGGCCCAACGGTTTGATTGGCACCATCAGCCACAGCAGAACACTGTGTCTCGCGGCGGTCGCGCTGCAGAATGACGATGCTCTCTCAATCGGACTCGATATTGAACCCGATTCACCTCTCCCCGAAGACATGTGGGACACCATTTGTACTTCAAACGAACGTAGCTGGCTTGCCGGGCTACCTAGTGACCAACGGACTCGGCAGGCACTCAGGATGTTTACGGCCAAGGAAAGTGCTTACAAGGCGCAGTACCCGCTCACGCAGGAGTTTTTGGAGTTTGAGGATCTGGAAATCGCATTTTACGGACATGATTTCTCCGCAGTGTTCCAGCGCAGTGTCCCGAGCTTTGCCAAGGGGACAAAACTGCGGGGCCGCCAGGTGATTTATCACGGGCATGTCGTGTCAGCGGTCTGTGTCGGATCTGATCAATTCAACAAAGGCGCAGTGTCATGA
- a CDS encoding MupA/Atu3671 family FMN-dependent luciferase-like monooxygenase — MLDCLLIGDESLLVQCGEHLKDRGHRIVAVVSSNPALHNWAEAQGILATEWGNSLEDATAGFHFDWLFSIANLRMLPDTVWQRARAGAVNFHDGPLPRYAGLNAPAWAILEGEQRFGVTWHEIVSGADKGRIYTQADFDISPDETSLTLNAKCFEAGYTSFVDLIAKVDSNTLNGIAQDFSKRSYFGKNKRPTLSGTLDLSRTSEELSRLFRALSFGEGYANPLVTPKLRTNRGLFKITKLDLTPPGTPNGPAGTVLQTGPDGVLVATGDQPILLDGIAIGSDANLAQSVTLNEQLPIYSAEEAAVLDAAVLDAVRHEDADIATIKTLEIPSLFGIKDDAERVAAPEVLPLSLPSSMASQDTIAAIVLFVGRFSGQDHFGLAYLGPKSPSVADQFPGHFSESLPFPINIDWQRPLSALYDDINAKLAQLRDRTAPLSDLISRVPGMARPAYTIGIVETEAANTRPELLADCALTFNVSAQGKAALIFDPSRLSAETARQFAKRVELVAAVLSDKEQVAADVAMMSEDERDLVLNRWNASATDVDLEICVHQMIERQAEATPDAPAVALHDQSISYRELNGRANRVAMELQTLGARPDKLVGLNIPRSIEMVCGALGILKSGAAYVPLDPDFPNDRLTYMVEDSGASVILSSRALPEPLTAPGVRTVFIEDVLARIASAEQPQTGVQSDNLAYVIYTSGSTGRPKGVMVEHRNVVNFFAGMDDRIEIDQQEQPVWLAVTSLSFDISVLELFWTLTRGFKVVIHSSETATSQDSTTPEAQGSGKAANVDFGLFFWGYNEGAGRDLYKLLLEGAKFADENGFTSVWTPERHFHSFGGLYPNPSVSGAAVAAVTRNLSIRAGSCVLPLHHPARVAEEWSVIDNLSNGRVALAFASGWMPEDFVLRPENRPPNNKAAMYRDIETVRKLWRGDAVDFDSGDKTVSVVTQPRPVQNELPVWLTTAGNPETYRDAARNGANVLTHLLGQSIDELAGKIKIYRDTLIECGRNPNDYKVTLMLHTLLGEDRDEVMDRARGPMKEYLRSAAALIKQYAWAFPAFKKPEGASNPMDIDLQTLSEDELDAILEFAFLRYFEDSGLFGTVSDALKRVEQISAIGVNEVACLIDFGVPQDIALDRLKPLAEVVRRVNAGEVQMPVEHTPPVGAGLAADLARHNVTHMQCTPSMARMFLTREEDRAAFSRIQHLYIGGEPFPGSLLKDIRACTSASVTNMYGPTETTIWSSTAKVGAPEQTIPLGTPIANTQLYVLDARNEPAAPGQPGELFIGGEGVTRGYFQRPELTEERFVTNPFAPGRMYRTGDLVCRLEDGSLQFLGRTDHQVKVRGYRIELGEIESRIAAHSGVVETVVTAREDRADDVRLVAYVRTRSGSLDEAVLRSELHDALPEYMVPAHFVVLEAFPLTPNAKIDRKALPAPDATVRETAQSAFVAPESDMQKSIADAYQRILGLSQVGQNDNFFNLGGHSLLAVQLHRDLKVSVAPNLTITDIFRFPTVGGLAGHLTDGGRADERLGEVASRAAKRRAALSARRQALSGNRG, encoded by the coding sequence ATGCTTGATTGTCTCCTAATAGGCGATGAATCCCTCCTTGTTCAGTGTGGCGAACACCTGAAAGATCGCGGACACCGCATTGTTGCGGTTGTTTCATCCAATCCGGCTCTTCACAACTGGGCAGAAGCCCAAGGTATTTTGGCAACAGAGTGGGGCAACTCTCTTGAGGATGCTACGGCAGGCTTTCACTTCGACTGGCTATTCAGCATTGCCAATCTGAGGATGCTTCCCGACACCGTTTGGCAACGGGCGCGCGCCGGTGCGGTGAATTTTCACGACGGACCTCTGCCACGATACGCAGGTCTCAATGCACCGGCTTGGGCCATCCTCGAGGGTGAACAGCGCTTCGGTGTCACCTGGCATGAGATAGTGTCAGGTGCGGACAAGGGCCGGATCTACACGCAAGCTGACTTTGACATCAGCCCCGACGAGACCAGCCTCACCTTGAATGCCAAATGCTTTGAGGCCGGTTACACAAGTTTTGTCGATCTCATCGCCAAAGTGGACAGCAATACGCTAAACGGAATTGCGCAGGATTTTTCAAAACGCAGCTACTTCGGAAAAAACAAGCGCCCGACGCTTTCCGGAACACTCGACCTATCCCGGACATCAGAGGAGCTGTCGCGGCTTTTCCGGGCCCTTAGCTTCGGAGAGGGGTACGCGAACCCACTGGTCACGCCAAAATTGCGAACCAATCGCGGTCTATTCAAGATTACCAAACTCGATTTAACGCCGCCCGGTACTCCAAACGGGCCTGCCGGGACTGTTCTGCAGACCGGTCCAGACGGCGTGCTTGTAGCCACCGGCGACCAACCGATTTTGCTGGACGGTATTGCGATTGGCTCGGACGCAAACCTGGCACAGTCCGTAACGCTCAATGAACAACTACCTATCTATTCTGCCGAAGAAGCGGCCGTCCTCGATGCCGCAGTCCTCGATGCCGTCCGTCATGAAGATGCAGATATTGCCACGATCAAAACGCTCGAAATACCGAGCCTTTTCGGAATCAAGGACGACGCTGAACGTGTGGCTGCGCCAGAAGTCCTGCCGTTGTCACTTCCCTCCTCAATGGCATCGCAGGACACCATTGCGGCAATCGTCCTGTTTGTCGGAAGGTTCTCGGGCCAAGACCATTTTGGTCTCGCTTATCTCGGACCAAAGAGCCCGTCGGTCGCGGATCAGTTTCCTGGCCATTTTTCGGAAAGCCTTCCATTTCCGATCAATATCGATTGGCAGCGGCCCTTAAGCGCCCTTTATGACGACATCAATGCCAAGTTGGCGCAATTGCGGGACAGGACTGCCCCCCTGTCCGATCTGATCTCCCGGGTGCCCGGGATGGCGCGGCCGGCATATACAATCGGAATTGTTGAAACCGAAGCAGCGAACACGCGGCCGGAGCTTCTGGCCGACTGTGCACTGACATTTAACGTTTCTGCCCAGGGCAAGGCTGCGCTGATCTTCGATCCGTCGCGGCTCTCGGCCGAAACGGCAAGACAGTTTGCCAAGCGCGTTGAACTCGTTGCTGCTGTCCTATCTGACAAGGAACAAGTGGCCGCAGATGTCGCCATGATGTCCGAGGACGAGCGTGACCTTGTACTCAATCGCTGGAACGCGTCTGCCACGGATGTGGATCTGGAGATCTGCGTTCATCAGATGATTGAACGTCAGGCGGAGGCAACGCCGGACGCTCCGGCAGTTGCGCTGCACGATCAGTCCATCAGCTACCGGGAGCTGAACGGGCGCGCAAATCGCGTTGCCATGGAACTGCAAACACTCGGCGCAAGACCGGACAAGCTTGTCGGGTTGAACATTCCCCGGTCCATTGAGATGGTCTGCGGTGCCCTTGGAATTTTGAAATCGGGCGCTGCTTACGTTCCACTCGATCCCGACTTCCCAAATGATCGTCTGACCTACATGGTCGAAGACAGCGGTGCATCGGTTATCCTGTCCAGCCGCGCACTTCCAGAGCCGCTTACGGCGCCTGGTGTCCGGACCGTGTTCATTGAGGACGTTCTGGCGCGCATTGCCTCAGCAGAACAGCCACAGACCGGCGTTCAATCAGACAATCTCGCTTATGTGATCTACACATCAGGTTCGACCGGACGGCCGAAGGGCGTGATGGTCGAGCACCGGAATGTCGTCAATTTCTTTGCAGGAATGGACGATCGCATTGAAATCGATCAGCAAGAACAACCGGTCTGGCTTGCTGTCACAAGTCTTTCCTTCGACATCTCCGTCCTTGAACTTTTCTGGACCCTGACCCGCGGCTTCAAGGTCGTCATTCATTCCTCTGAAACGGCAACCTCGCAGGACAGCACAACACCTGAAGCGCAAGGCTCCGGGAAGGCGGCAAACGTCGATTTTGGGCTGTTTTTCTGGGGCTACAATGAAGGCGCCGGTCGCGACCTTTACAAGCTGCTCCTGGAGGGTGCCAAATTTGCCGACGAAAACGGCTTCACATCGGTCTGGACGCCAGAGCGCCATTTCCATTCCTTTGGTGGCCTTTATCCCAATCCGTCCGTTTCCGGTGCAGCGGTTGCGGCCGTTACGAGGAATCTCTCGATCCGAGCCGGCAGCTGCGTGCTTCCCCTTCACCACCCGGCACGGGTTGCCGAGGAGTGGTCGGTGATCGACAACCTTAGCAACGGCCGGGTCGCCCTTGCTTTTGCGTCCGGCTGGATGCCCGAGGACTTTGTGCTACGCCCGGAAAACAGGCCGCCGAACAACAAGGCGGCCATGTACCGGGACATTGAAACCGTTCGGAAACTCTGGCGTGGAGACGCGGTGGACTTTGATTCCGGCGACAAGACTGTCAGCGTCGTCACGCAGCCTCGACCCGTTCAAAACGAACTGCCGGTCTGGCTAACCACAGCTGGTAACCCTGAGACTTATCGGGATGCAGCCCGCAACGGGGCCAATGTTTTGACCCACCTTCTCGGGCAATCCATCGATGAGCTGGCTGGCAAGATCAAGATCTATCGGGACACCCTGATTGAATGCGGCCGCAATCCGAATGACTACAAGGTCACCCTGATGCTGCACACGCTCCTCGGAGAGGACCGGGATGAGGTGATGGACCGCGCGCGTGGTCCAATGAAGGAATATCTACGCAGCGCGGCAGCGTTGATTAAGCAATACGCTTGGGCGTTTCCAGCTTTCAAGAAGCCGGAAGGTGCGAGCAATCCAATGGATATCGACCTGCAGACGCTCTCGGAAGACGAGCTGGACGCGATCCTGGAGTTTGCATTCCTACGCTACTTTGAAGACAGCGGGCTGTTCGGTACGGTCTCCGATGCGCTCAAGCGCGTGGAACAAATCAGTGCCATCGGTGTCAACGAGGTCGCCTGCTTAATCGATTTTGGTGTGCCTCAGGACATCGCCCTTGACCGGTTGAAGCCCTTGGCCGAGGTTGTTCGGCGCGTAAACGCGGGCGAAGTACAAATGCCCGTCGAGCATACACCGCCCGTCGGCGCGGGCCTCGCCGCAGACCTTGCCCGCCACAACGTCACGCACATGCAGTGCACGCCGTCCATGGCGCGGATGTTCCTCACCCGCGAAGAAGATCGGGCAGCATTTTCCAGGATCCAGCATCTCTATATCGGTGGGGAACCGTTCCCGGGGTCGCTCCTGAAGGACATTCGGGCATGCACTTCGGCCTCGGTCACAAACATGTATGGCCCGACCGAGACGACGATCTGGTCATCGACTGCAAAAGTGGGCGCTCCTGAGCAGACAATTCCGCTGGGAACGCCAATTGCCAACACCCAGCTCTATGTGCTTGACGCCAGAAATGAACCTGCAGCTCCGGGCCAACCCGGCGAACTGTTCATAGGTGGCGAAGGAGTCACACGCGGATATTTCCAGCGTCCGGAGCTGACCGAAGAGCGGTTCGTGACAAACCCGTTCGCGCCCGGCCGCATGTACCGTACCGGAGATCTCGTATGCAGGCTTGAAGATGGCAGCCTGCAATTCCTGGGGCGAACGGACCACCAGGTTAAGGTGCGGGGATACCGGATCGAGCTTGGTGAAATCGAGTCCCGGATTGCTGCGCATTCCGGCGTGGTCGAGACCGTTGTCACCGCACGCGAAGACCGGGCTGATGATGTCCGGTTGGTCGCCTATGTTCGGACCCGGTCTGGATCGCTCGACGAAGCCGTGTTGCGCTCGGAGCTGCATGACGCGCTGCCGGAATACATGGTTCCCGCTCATTTCGTCGTGTTGGAGGCTTTCCCGCTCACACCAAATGCAAAGATTGACCGGAAAGCTCTGCCAGCACCTGATGCAACGGTTCGCGAGACGGCCCAAAGTGCCTTTGTCGCGCCAGAGAGCGACATGCAGAAATCCATCGCGGATGCATATCAGCGGATCCTCGGGCTGAGCCAGGTGGGGCAGAACGACAACTTCTTCAACCTTGGCGGACATTCCCTGCTTGCGGTCCAGCTCCACCGGGACCTGAAAGTCAGTGTGGCTCCAAATCTAACAATCACCGACATCTTCCGTTTTCCGACCGTTGGCGGCCTTGCCGGACACCTGACGGACGGCGGCCGCGCTGATGAGCGCCTCGGCGAAGTTGCAAGCAGGGCGGCCAAGCGCCGGGCGGCGCTAAGCGCACGGCGGCAAGCCCTCTCCGGGAACCGGGGGTGA
- a CDS encoding M24 family metallopeptidase, producing the protein MSDDMIRIYEMNNGEKAFSPFSPQEMDSRQAKLRKLMADRDIDACLFTSYHNICYYSGFLYCYFGRKYGFLVTQDKATTIAAGIDGGQPWRRTHGDTLIYTDWRRDNYFYAIQQLLGLPNASVRRIGIEFDHVSLDLLKLLEAALPGVELVDVAADSMAQRTIKSAEEHKLIRESTRIGDLGGAALVDAVQAGVPEHEVAIASTNAMIREIAKSFPFVELMDTWTWFQSGINTDGAHNPVTNKVVEAGDILSLNCFPMIFGYYTALERTLFCEHASDEHLRLWEVNCHVHREGLKLIKPGAKCSEIAAELNDIYRSHDLLQYRSFGYGHSFGVLSHYYGREASVELREDVETVLEPGMVVSMEPMIMIPEGTPGAGGYREHDILIVGDDGAENITGFPFGPEHNIIPKR; encoded by the coding sequence ATGAGCGACGACATGATCCGCATTTATGAAATGAATAATGGCGAAAAAGCTTTTTCGCCGTTCTCGCCTCAGGAGATGGACAGCCGCCAGGCAAAGCTTAGAAAGCTGATGGCTGATCGTGATATCGACGCCTGCCTGTTCACCTCTTATCACAACATCTGCTACTACTCCGGCTTCCTGTACTGTTATTTCGGCCGGAAATACGGTTTTCTCGTCACCCAGGACAAGGCAACCACCATTGCTGCCGGGATCGACGGCGGTCAGCCTTGGCGCCGCACCCATGGCGATACACTGATCTACACCGACTGGCGCCGGGACAATTATTTCTACGCCATCCAGCAGTTGCTCGGCCTGCCGAACGCTAGTGTCCGGCGCATTGGCATTGAGTTCGATCACGTCTCCCTGGATCTCCTCAAACTTCTCGAAGCCGCATTGCCGGGGGTCGAGCTCGTTGATGTCGCAGCCGATTCTATGGCGCAGCGGACGATCAAAAGCGCAGAAGAACACAAACTCATCCGCGAAAGCACCCGTATTGGTGATTTGGGCGGGGCAGCCTTGGTGGATGCGGTTCAGGCGGGTGTGCCCGAGCATGAAGTTGCGATCGCCTCCACCAATGCCATGATCCGCGAAATCGCAAAGTCCTTCCCGTTTGTCGAACTGATGGATACCTGGACCTGGTTCCAGTCTGGCATCAATACCGATGGTGCCCACAATCCGGTCACCAACAAGGTGGTCGAAGCCGGTGATATCCTCAGCCTCAACTGTTTCCCCATGATCTTCGGTTACTACACAGCCCTAGAACGCACCCTGTTTTGTGAACATGCTTCGGATGAACATTTGCGCCTTTGGGAGGTCAACTGTCATGTCCACCGAGAAGGCCTGAAGCTGATCAAGCCTGGCGCCAAATGCTCAGAGATCGCAGCAGAGCTCAACGACATCTACCGCAGTCACGACCTGCTGCAGTACCGCAGCTTTGGCTATGGCCACTCCTTCGGAGTGCTCAGCCATTATTATGGACGGGAAGCCTCGGTAGAACTGCGTGAAGACGTTGAAACGGTTCTGGAACCGGGCATGGTTGTCTCCATGGAGCCGATGATCATGATCCCGGAGGGCACGCCGGGCGCAGGTGGGTATCGCGAACATGACATCCTGATCGTGGGTGACGACGGCGCGGAAAACATCACCGGCTTTCCGTTTGGTCCTGAGCACAACATTATTCCAAAGCGGTAA